The Hyphomonadaceae bacterium ML37 genome includes a region encoding these proteins:
- the fliI gene encoding flagellar protein export ATPase FliI, whose translation MQSLIERVQGLETRTFKGRVTAVNGLLIEAEGPGAALRLGAHATLDAAPGGEPTACEVVGFRGETALMMAYGDLAGVRPGARALIDPDGGAIRPSRAWLGRVLDSFARPRDGLGPLPDGPADYPLKGRPPCAHGRARLGERLELGVRALNIFTPMRLGQRLGVFAGSGVGKSVLMSMLARGSGADVIVIGLIGERGREAREFVEDVLGPDGRARAVVVTETSDAPALARRRAAYVTMATAEFFRDQGLNVLCLMDSVTRFALAQREIGLAAGEPPTTRGYTPSVFAELPGLLERAGPGAEDSGTITGLFTVLVDGDDHNEPIADAVRGILDGHVVMSRAIAERGRFPAIDVLKSISRTAPEVYAPHEAPLAIEARRLLAAYADMEELIRLGAYARGTNPEVDRAIAVNEPLEALLAQTKDEAASIEDSFAQLAGIVVEQEG comes from the coding sequence GTGCAAAGTCTGATCGAGAGAGTCCAGGGGCTCGAGACCCGCACGTTCAAAGGCCGCGTCACCGCGGTCAACGGACTGCTGATCGAAGCCGAAGGTCCGGGCGCCGCGCTGCGCCTGGGCGCGCACGCCACGCTTGACGCTGCGCCCGGCGGCGAGCCGACGGCGTGCGAAGTGGTCGGCTTTCGCGGCGAAACCGCCCTCATGATGGCGTATGGTGATCTGGCTGGCGTGCGGCCCGGCGCGCGGGCGCTGATTGATCCCGACGGCGGCGCGATTCGCCCCAGCCGCGCCTGGCTCGGCCGCGTGCTCGACAGCTTCGCCCGTCCGCGCGACGGGCTGGGTCCCCTGCCCGACGGCCCGGCCGATTACCCGTTGAAAGGCCGCCCGCCCTGCGCCCATGGCCGCGCCCGGCTGGGCGAGCGGCTGGAACTGGGCGTGCGGGCGCTGAACATCTTTACGCCCATGCGTCTGGGCCAGCGTCTGGGCGTGTTCGCCGGATCGGGCGTGGGCAAATCGGTATTGATGAGCATGCTGGCGCGCGGCTCCGGCGCCGACGTGATCGTCATCGGCCTGATCGGCGAACGGGGCCGCGAGGCGCGCGAGTTTGTCGAGGACGTGTTGGGACCGGATGGGCGCGCGCGCGCCGTGGTGGTCACCGAAACCTCTGACGCCCCGGCCCTGGCGCGCCGCCGCGCGGCCTATGTCACGATGGCGACGGCCGAATTTTTCCGCGATCAGGGCCTGAACGTGCTGTGCCTGATGGATTCGGTGACGCGCTTTGCGCTCGCCCAGCGCGAGATCGGGCTGGCGGCGGGCGAGCCGCCCACCACGCGCGGCTATACGCCATCGGTGTTCGCTGAGCTGCCAGGCCTTCTGGAGCGCGCCGGACCGGGCGCAGAAGACTCGGGCACGATCACCGGCCTGTTCACCGTGCTGGTGGATGGCGACGACCATAACGAGCCCATCGCGGACGCCGTGCGCGGCATCCTGGACGGCCATGTGGTGATGAGCCGGGCGATCGCCGAGCGCGGCCGCTTCCCGGCTATCGACGTTCTCAAATCAATCTCGCGCACCGCGCCAGAGGTGTACGCGCCCCATGAGGCGCCCCTGGCGATCGAGGCGCGACGGCTCCTGGCGGCCTATGCCGACATGGAGGAACTGATCCGGCTGGGCGCCTATGCCCGCGGGACGAACCCGGAGGTGGACCGGGCGATTGCGGTCAACGAACCGCTTGAAGCCTTGCTGGCGCAAACAAAAGACGAGGCGGCCTCGATCGAGGACAGCTTCGCGCAGCTGGCGGGCATTGTGGTGGAACAGGAGGGATAG
- the fliJ gene encoding flagellar export protein FliJ → MAVRSHAPLIRLARFKVEELQKQMAEIERIRASIHEQIDRLEESVPEEQSVAVESREGYLAYGSYARSVIQRKDKLRASLTNVDMEADGLRDRLEQAFGDLKKYELLEERRLSSLQDAVRMAEQAEMDEIAGQRLRRAH, encoded by the coding sequence ATGGCGGTGCGTTCCCATGCGCCTCTGATCCGGCTGGCCCGGTTCAAGGTGGAAGAATTACAAAAGCAGATGGCCGAGATCGAGCGCATCCGCGCCTCGATCCACGAACAGATCGACCGGCTGGAAGAAAGCGTGCCCGAGGAGCAGAGCGTGGCGGTTGAATCGCGCGAAGGCTATCTCGCCTATGGCAGCTATGCCCGCTCGGTGATCCAGCGCAAGGACAAGCTGCGCGCCTCGCTGACCAATGTGGACATGGAGGCGGACGGGCTGCGCGACCGGCTGGAGCAAGCGTTCGGCGACCTCAAGAAGTACGAGCTGCTTGAGGAACGCCGGCTGAGCAGTCTTCAGGATGCAGTGCGCATGGCTGAACAGGCCGAGATGGACGAAATCGCCGGGCAGCGCCTGCGCCGCGCGCACTGA